CATGTGGAACTGCTTGGCGACATCCGCCGGCACCGTCTCCGGCACCCGCTTGACCACCACCTCGGTGCCGGGCACCTGGCGCGCCCCTTCGGCCACCGCACCCGCCATCGTCTCGATATGGCCGTAGCTGGAATAGTAGAGAACCAGAACCCGAGTCATTGCTCGCTCCTCACATAGCGGTAAGGGCAAGGATGACGGTCGGAAGTCCGGCGATAAACGGCGGCGGTGGCACGACAGTTTTCGCTAGCGGTAAAAGACT
This Azospirillaceae bacterium DNA region includes the following protein-coding sequences:
- a CDS encoding flavodoxin domain-containing protein; translation: MTRVLVLYYSSYGHIETMAGAVAEGARQVPGTEVVVKRVPETVPADVAKQFHM